In Cupriavidus basilensis, the following proteins share a genomic window:
- a CDS encoding class I adenylate-forming enzyme family protein has protein sequence MSTATEQARERIGRIALGDVIHRGARRFGARTALIEGDHSLSYTALNAATNQFAHYLLAQGMRSAERVGMLCNNSIDMIVALLGIQKAGMVWVPINTALAPDAIQYILEHAEVTRLVADASVLARPGIGELVAASRIPVVLLEPAGEVADEMTGLAGLAGLAGLAITRHADALAGQLATLPDVDIASGQLAQIMYTSGTTGPQKGVMHSHASVHSVLAANLVDTGCGTASEVFTCLLPMFHCAQHGNTMSALLGGHAVVIGRGFDPARVLADLARHRVTVVVALPMMYRAMLEHPRFAATDLSSVRLCIYGMAPLPKNLLLRLLDAFCPNFVLCSGQTEMYPAATIFEAQEQRKRFGAFWGVGTVVNEVAVMSDDGRLLGPGEPGEIVFRGPNVMLGYYKDPEATARVQRFGWHHSGDLGVLDDDGQLLFLDRIKDMIKSGGENVPSIKVEEVLLRHAAVANAAVVGLPHARWGEAVTAFVTLKPGARVEEDELGAHCKAHLGGFEVPKAVLLLAALPATSTGKIQKFALRQQYREHYDEHHEHHDKG, from the coding sequence ATGAGCACGGCAACGGAACAGGCGCGCGAGCGCATCGGGCGCATCGCCCTGGGCGATGTGATCCACCGTGGCGCCCGGCGCTTCGGCGCCCGGACCGCATTGATCGAGGGCGACCACAGCCTCAGCTATACGGCGCTGAACGCCGCCACCAACCAGTTTGCCCACTACCTGCTGGCCCAGGGCATGCGCAGCGCGGAGCGTGTCGGCATGCTGTGCAACAACTCGATCGACATGATCGTGGCGCTGCTGGGCATCCAGAAAGCAGGCATGGTGTGGGTGCCGATCAACACGGCGCTGGCGCCGGATGCGATCCAGTACATCCTGGAACACGCGGAGGTGACGCGCCTGGTGGCGGACGCGTCCGTGCTGGCGCGGCCCGGCATCGGCGAGCTGGTCGCGGCGTCGCGCATTCCCGTCGTGTTGCTGGAGCCGGCGGGCGAGGTGGCCGATGAGATGACCGGGTTGGCCGGGTTGGCCGGGTTGGCCGGGTTAGCCATTACCCGGCATGCCGACGCGCTGGCCGGCCAGCTGGCCACGCTGCCGGATGTGGACATCGCCAGCGGCCAACTGGCGCAGATCATGTACACCAGCGGCACCACCGGCCCGCAAAAGGGCGTCATGCACTCCCACGCTTCGGTGCATTCGGTGCTGGCGGCCAACCTGGTCGATACCGGCTGCGGGACGGCGAGTGAAGTCTTTACCTGCCTGCTGCCGATGTTCCACTGCGCGCAGCACGGCAATACCATGAGCGCGCTGCTGGGCGGCCATGCCGTGGTGATCGGACGCGGCTTCGATCCGGCCCGGGTGCTGGCGGACCTGGCCCGGCACCGCGTCACCGTGGTGGTGGCGCTGCCAATGATGTACCGGGCCATGCTGGAGCACCCGCGGTTCGCCGCGACCGATCTCTCCAGCGTGCGGCTGTGCATCTACGGCATGGCGCCGCTGCCCAAGAACCTGCTGCTGCGCCTGCTTGATGCGTTCTGCCCCAACTTCGTCCTGTGCTCAGGCCAGACCGAGATGTATCCGGCGGCCACCATTTTCGAGGCGCAGGAGCAGCGCAAGCGCTTTGGTGCCTTCTGGGGCGTGGGCACGGTGGTCAACGAGGTGGCGGTGATGAGCGACGACGGCCGGCTGCTCGGCCCGGGCGAGCCCGGCGAGATCGTGTTTCGCGGGCCGAACGTGATGCTGGGCTATTACAAGGACCCCGAGGCTACCGCCCGCGTGCAGCGCTTTGGCTGGCATCACTCCGGCGATCTTGGCGTGCTGGACGACGATGGCCAGTTGCTTTTCCTCGACCGCATCAAGGACATGATCAAGAGTGGCGGCGAAAACGTGCCCTCGATCAAGGTCGAGGAAGTGTTGCTGCGCCATGCCGCCGTGGCCAATGCGGCGGTGGTCGGGCTGCCGCATGCGCGCTGGGGCGAGGCGGTGACGGCCTTTGTGACCCTGAAGCCCGGCGCACGGGTCGAGGAGGACGAACTGGGCGCGCACTGCAAGGCCCACCTGGGCGGCTTCGAGGTGCCCAAGGCGGTGCTGCTGCTGGCGGCATTGCCGGCCACGTCCACCGGGAAGATCCAGAAGTTCGCGTTGCGCCAGCAGTATCGCGAGCATTACGATGAGCACCACGAGCACCATGACAAGGGCTGA